In Alteromonas mediterranea DE, a single genomic region encodes these proteins:
- a CDS encoding porin family protein, whose protein sequence is MKNTLKTLTGLATVASISAMASFGAHAQSNQIEAKDSGFYVGGNYGYLRVEGEDDFDDDKDVWQGLVGYKFNEWVAIEGGYVDFGDYGNDIAGAETDGYTAAIKGILPLTERFSLYAKAGQLWSETEYNFAGVSRDNDDESLFVGAGLSYAVTSNFLVNAEYTVYDTELDADEAFDDIDDTDFETDLKQASIGVEYRF, encoded by the coding sequence ATGAAAAACACACTTAAGACACTTACTGGACTAGCAACTGTTGCCTCTATCAGTGCAATGGCTTCGTTTGGTGCCCATGCTCAGTCTAACCAGATTGAAGCAAAAGACAGTGGTTTTTACGTAGGTGGTAATTACGGTTACCTACGCGTTGAAGGTGAAGACGACTTCGACGACGACAAAGACGTATGGCAAGGCCTTGTAGGTTATAAGTTTAACGAATGGGTAGCGATTGAAGGTGGCTACGTCGACTTTGGCGATTACGGTAACGATATCGCTGGCGCTGAAACAGATGGTTACACCGCTGCTATCAAGGGTATTTTGCCACTTACCGAGCGCTTCTCGCTTTATGCTAAAGCGGGTCAGCTATGGTCAGAAACTGAATACAACTTTGCAGGCGTATCACGAGATAACGACGATGAAAGCTTGTTCGTTGGTGCAGGTCTTAGCTACGCGGTAACAAGTAATTTCTTAGTAAACGCTGAATACACCGTTTATGATACTGAATTGGACGCAGATGAAGCGTTCGATGATATCGACGATACCGATTTTGAGACCGATCTAAAACAAGCAAGCATTGGTGTTGAATACCGCTTCTAA
- the katG gene encoding catalase/peroxidase HPI translates to MNMNRFRKTTLSALVALSLGATGAIANDQISKPAGAKGTGMTKAFQPKSNQFWWPDQLDLSPLRDHDNRSNPLGEDFDYAKAFSKLDLDQVKSDINELLTTSQDWWPADFGNYGPFFIRLSWHSAGTYRTLDGRGGGDGGQMRFDPLNSWPDNGNLDKARRLLWPIKQKYGESLSWGDLMILAGTVGMENMGFDTYGFAGGRTDDWEPDMVYWGPEVEMLASDREEREGKLQRPLGATHMGLIYVNPEGPKGVPDPMGSAKNIRTAFARMAMNDEETVALIAGGHTFGKMHGAHKPADCLEAEPGGAGLEEQGLGWKNNCGKGNAEDTVTSGLEGAWTQLPTKWTSLYLQNLLGFEWKQTRSPAGAIQWVPTDESLHTSVPDAHVEGKKNPPVMTTADLALKYDPEYRKIAERFLADPKEYQTAFAKAWFKLTHRDMGPKERYLGNDIPRENFIWQDPVPKADYKTISDKDVKKLKADILDSGLTVQQLVKTAWAGASSFRASDLRGGANGARIALEPQMSWEANEPETVKAVVAKLKELQEDYNSRMFSKKKVSLADLIVIGGAAAIEKAAADAGVEVSVPVVPGRTDATQEQTDVNSFSLLEPTADAFRNYYNAEASYRSPTDMLVDKADQLNLTVPEMTVLLGGLRSLGANTGGTNHGVFTDNVGTLNNDFFVTLLDMGVKWRKTDDASVYEGVNRSTGEVMYTGTPVDLVFGSNSELRAVAEVYAYDNAKTRFVEDFVDAWTKVMTLDRFDLRHDLNAKLAK, encoded by the coding sequence ATGAACATGAACAGGTTTAGAAAAACCACGCTATCTGCACTTGTAGCACTTTCGCTAGGTGCCACAGGCGCGATTGCTAATGATCAAATTAGTAAGCCAGCCGGTGCAAAAGGCACGGGCATGACAAAAGCTTTTCAACCGAAAAGCAACCAATTTTGGTGGCCAGATCAACTTGATTTGTCGCCGCTAAGGGACCATGACAACCGCTCTAACCCACTTGGCGAAGATTTCGATTACGCCAAGGCATTCTCTAAACTTGACCTTGACCAAGTTAAAAGTGACATCAATGAGCTTCTGACTACATCGCAAGATTGGTGGCCAGCAGACTTTGGAAACTATGGACCATTCTTTATTCGTCTTTCATGGCATAGTGCCGGTACCTACCGTACGCTAGACGGCCGTGGCGGCGGCGATGGTGGCCAAATGCGCTTCGATCCGTTAAACAGCTGGCCTGACAACGGAAATTTAGACAAAGCACGCCGCTTGTTGTGGCCAATCAAGCAAAAGTACGGTGAAAGCCTTTCTTGGGGCGACTTGATGATCCTAGCGGGTACAGTAGGTATGGAAAACATGGGTTTTGACACCTATGGTTTTGCGGGCGGTCGTACTGATGACTGGGAACCAGATATGGTGTATTGGGGCCCTGAAGTAGAAATGCTTGCAAGCGATCGTGAAGAGCGTGAAGGCAAACTTCAGCGTCCACTAGGTGCAACGCACATGGGTCTTATCTATGTTAACCCAGAAGGCCCTAAAGGTGTGCCTGACCCAATGGGCTCGGCAAAAAATATTCGTACCGCGTTTGCTCGTATGGCTATGAATGATGAAGAAACCGTAGCGCTAATCGCTGGTGGTCACACATTCGGTAAAATGCACGGTGCTCACAAACCAGCAGACTGCTTAGAAGCTGAGCCAGGTGGTGCAGGCCTAGAAGAGCAGGGGTTAGGTTGGAAAAACAACTGTGGTAAAGGCAACGCTGAAGATACCGTAACTAGTGGCCTTGAAGGTGCGTGGACACAATTACCTACTAAGTGGACAAGCTTATATCTTCAGAACTTATTAGGCTTTGAATGGAAGCAAACTCGCAGCCCAGCCGGCGCTATTCAATGGGTCCCTACTGATGAGTCACTACACACATCAGTTCCGGATGCACACGTGGAAGGTAAGAAAAACCCACCAGTGATGACAACGGCTGACCTTGCGCTTAAGTATGACCCTGAGTACCGTAAAATTGCAGAACGTTTCTTAGCCGACCCTAAAGAGTATCAGACGGCGTTTGCAAAAGCATGGTTTAAGCTAACGCACCGCGACATGGGTCCAAAGGAACGTTACCTGGGTAACGACATCCCTAGAGAAAACTTTATCTGGCAAGACCCTGTGCCTAAAGCTGATTACAAAACCATTTCTGACAAAGATGTTAAAAAGCTTAAAGCTGATATTTTAGATAGCGGCTTAACAGTACAGCAACTGGTTAAAACAGCATGGGCTGGGGCGTCAAGCTTCCGCGCTTCTGATTTACGTGGCGGTGCAAACGGTGCGCGTATCGCACTAGAGCCTCAAATGAGCTGGGAAGCGAACGAGCCAGAAACGGTTAAAGCAGTAGTAGCTAAACTGAAAGAACTACAAGAAGATTACAACTCGCGTATGTTCTCGAAGAAGAAAGTATCGCTTGCTGATTTGATTGTTATTGGCGGTGCTGCAGCTATCGAAAAAGCGGCTGCTGATGCTGGTGTTGAAGTTAGCGTACCTGTGGTTCCAGGTCGAACTGACGCCACGCAAGAGCAAACTGACGTTAACTCTTTCTCGCTACTTGAGCCAACCGCAGACGCGTTTAGAAACTACTACAACGCAGAAGCAAGCTATCGCTCACCAACCGATATGCTAGTAGATAAAGCTGACCAGCTAAACCTGACCGTGCCTGAAATGACGGTACTACTAGGTGGTCTGCGTTCTCTAGGTGCAAACACTGGTGGCACTAACCACGGTGTATTTACCGATAACGTGGGCACGCTTAACAATGACTTCTTCGTAACGTTGCTAGACATGGGCGTTAAGTGGAGAAAAACCGATGATGCTTCTGTTTATGAAGGCGTTAACAGAAGTACTGGCGAAGTTATGTATACTGGTACACCTGTAGACCTCGTGTTTGGTTCAAACAGTGAATTACGCGCGGTTGCTGAAGTGTATGCTTACGACAATGCGAAAACCCGCTTTGTTGAAGACTTCGTCGATGCTTGGACCAAAGTAATGACGCTAGACCGTTTTGATTTACGTCATGACCTCAATGCGAAGCTAGCGAAGTAA
- a CDS encoding polysaccharide lyase 6 family protein: protein MKLKSIFKSAVGVVTLLTLNSTVNAEDFFVDSKASYYDAVSQVGPGDDIVFKNGTYRDFEIKFQAQGSKQAPVTLRAETKGEVVFSGQSNLAIAGSHVVVSGLVFKNGYSPSGSVISFRVNKDDVANHTRVTEVVIEDYSKPDKFESDYWVALYGKHNRFDHSYLAGKRNRGVTVAVRLDSADSTENYHQIDNNYFGYRPELGSNGGETLRIGTSHYSLENSFTRVENNVFDRCNGEVEIISVKSGGNTLHGNTFIDVSHIQLAAGADEERSAPQ from the coding sequence ATGAAGTTAAAGAGTATCTTTAAGTCAGCGGTCGGCGTTGTTACTTTGTTGACGCTAAACTCGACTGTTAACGCTGAAGACTTTTTCGTAGATTCTAAAGCATCCTATTACGATGCTGTTAGCCAGGTAGGTCCGGGAGACGATATTGTTTTTAAAAACGGAACGTATCGCGATTTCGAAATTAAGTTTCAGGCCCAAGGCAGCAAACAAGCCCCTGTTACTTTGCGTGCTGAAACAAAAGGCGAGGTGGTTTTTTCTGGTCAATCTAACTTAGCAATTGCTGGAAGCCACGTGGTGGTATCAGGGTTAGTATTTAAAAATGGTTATTCGCCTTCAGGCTCGGTCATTAGCTTTCGAGTAAATAAAGATGATGTGGCAAACCATACCCGCGTTACCGAAGTGGTTATTGAAGACTATTCAAAACCCGATAAATTTGAGAGTGACTATTGGGTTGCGCTTTATGGAAAACACAATCGCTTCGATCACTCCTATCTTGCTGGTAAGCGCAATCGTGGCGTTACCGTTGCTGTGCGACTAGATAGTGCGGATAGCACTGAAAATTACCACCAAATTGACAATAACTACTTTGGCTACCGACCTGAACTGGGCTCAAATGGCGGGGAAACACTAAGAATTGGCACAAGTCATTATTCATTAGAAAACTCGTTCACTCGCGTTGAGAACAATGTATTTGATAGATGTAATGGCGAAGTAGAGATTATTAGTGTTAAGTCGGGTGGGAACACCCTTCATGGCAACACCTTTATTGATGTTTCTCACATACAGCTAGCCGCTGGCGCAGATGAAGAACGTTCAGCGCCCCAGTAG
- a CDS encoding VTT domain-containing protein, producing the protein MQSGKSIFQPGQNCWVESKARFSTPLIDCGNYYKALHSSIVKAKHSIFIVGWDIDSRIRLLRGDDEANSEAPSVISDLLKWKAEQLPDIKIYLLRWDSSLAFFAQREMWAKEVWEEKTPDNVQTELDGTIPMGGSQHQKIVVIDDELVFSGGMDVSTNRWDTRDHPVVSEERDGPDGEYGPLHDVQMVSSGPVVEDFAKLVRWRWQRVAEESPIDMREDARIDDNAPLPDAWPEDYPPLFENVECALARTIPFMDEVEPAQEVRHMLLDLIGEAESVIYIENQFTTRQEIAEALNKQLKLKPNLSVIIVSSYEPKGKFECEAFWASRIEFKAILEKGIDPERVKLTYSSIEDMQGRRAYKRIHSKVMTIDNKYLVIGSSNLSNRSMTLDTEIDTVLFGNSKENQGCIEQVRNDLLAEHTGRDIADMPAIFDNDSPVEALMQGQIAHGYVLTEVRDEVFTEHSGQNMFRALSDPEEPLISVPTFDGAALPARNPRRRSIMILIGLAIIAVLGGLMFWASQSIPWLSSDSINAFLEKSRGTYFALPTVLLVYVVGGILFFPVTVLSLAVAAIFGPIWGPIYGIMGALMSSAIMFGVGKLSGNAGLRKIGGPKVAAVDEKLKRSGIVGVAAIRMLPVAPFSLVNLVAGISSIGIFQFLVGTFLGMFPPMIAKGLVGDSIAQIWQNPSPETISYLVGGIVLWGLMIWGSQKFARFYQARKEAKSDSENEDSSSKSEVEKCAA; encoded by the coding sequence ATGCAATCAGGTAAGAGCATATTCCAACCAGGCCAAAACTGTTGGGTCGAAAGCAAGGCCCGTTTCTCTACGCCACTCATTGATTGCGGGAATTACTATAAGGCGTTGCACAGTTCAATAGTTAAAGCCAAGCACAGTATCTTTATTGTAGGCTGGGACATAGACAGCCGAATTCGCCTACTAAGAGGCGATGACGAAGCCAATAGCGAAGCCCCCAGTGTAATTAGTGACCTGCTAAAGTGGAAAGCTGAACAACTCCCCGATATTAAGATTTACCTATTGCGGTGGGATTCATCGTTGGCATTTTTCGCTCAGCGAGAAATGTGGGCGAAAGAAGTGTGGGAAGAGAAAACGCCGGATAACGTACAAACTGAACTTGATGGCACAATTCCCATGGGCGGTAGCCAGCATCAAAAAATCGTGGTTATCGACGATGAATTGGTGTTTTCAGGTGGAATGGACGTGTCGACAAATCGCTGGGACACTCGCGACCACCCGGTTGTATCTGAAGAGCGCGACGGCCCAGACGGCGAATATGGCCCCCTTCACGATGTGCAAATGGTATCAAGCGGTCCCGTAGTAGAAGACTTTGCAAAATTAGTTAGATGGCGCTGGCAGCGCGTAGCCGAAGAATCTCCTATTGATATGAGAGAAGACGCGCGGATTGATGATAATGCGCCCCTTCCTGATGCGTGGCCTGAAGATTACCCGCCGCTTTTTGAAAACGTAGAGTGTGCACTTGCCCGTACTATTCCGTTTATGGATGAAGTAGAGCCAGCGCAAGAAGTACGTCACATGCTGCTTGACCTTATCGGCGAAGCCGAATCTGTTATCTATATTGAAAACCAATTCACAACCCGACAGGAGATAGCCGAGGCGCTTAATAAGCAACTTAAGTTAAAGCCTAATCTTTCGGTCATTATTGTGAGCTCTTACGAGCCCAAAGGTAAGTTTGAATGCGAAGCTTTTTGGGCGAGTCGAATTGAATTTAAAGCGATCTTAGAAAAGGGCATCGACCCAGAGCGAGTGAAGCTAACCTACTCTTCCATTGAAGACATGCAAGGCCGCCGCGCTTATAAGCGAATTCATTCAAAAGTGATGACCATTGATAACAAATATCTTGTGATCGGCTCTTCGAATTTAAGCAACCGCTCTATGACCTTAGATACAGAAATAGACACAGTGTTGTTTGGCAATAGCAAGGAAAATCAAGGCTGTATTGAACAGGTGCGTAATGATTTACTTGCTGAGCACACCGGCAGAGATATTGCCGACATGCCGGCTATTTTCGATAACGATTCACCGGTTGAAGCCTTAATGCAGGGGCAAATTGCACATGGCTATGTGCTAACTGAAGTACGTGATGAAGTTTTCACCGAACACTCCGGCCAAAATATGTTTCGTGCACTCTCAGATCCAGAAGAACCTTTGATCTCGGTGCCAACTTTTGATGGCGCGGCCCTACCTGCTCGCAATCCAAGACGTCGAAGCATTATGATTTTGATAGGTCTTGCAATAATTGCCGTGCTAGGTGGGTTAATGTTTTGGGCGAGTCAATCCATTCCGTGGTTGAGCTCGGACAGCATCAATGCCTTTTTAGAAAAAAGCAGGGGCACTTACTTTGCGTTACCCACGGTCCTATTAGTCTATGTTGTTGGCGGTATACTGTTCTTCCCGGTCACCGTACTATCACTGGCTGTCGCCGCTATTTTCGGTCCAATTTGGGGCCCTATTTACGGCATCATGGGGGCACTTATGAGCTCAGCCATTATGTTCGGTGTAGGCAAGCTATCGGGTAATGCTGGGCTTAGAAAAATAGGCGGCCCTAAGGTCGCGGCGGTCGATGAAAAACTGAAACGCAGCGGCATAGTTGGCGTAGCAGCTATCCGGATGTTGCCTGTGGCGCCCTTTAGTTTAGTTAACTTGGTAGCGGGTATTTCGTCAATAGGGATCTTCCAATTCTTGGTAGGGACGTTTTTAGGTATGTTTCCTCCCATGATTGCTAAAGGCTTAGTGGGTGATTCCATCGCGCAAATTTGGCAGAACCCATCGCCTGAAACAATCAGCTATTTAGTTGGCGGTATTGTACTGTGGGGCTTAATGATCTGGGGCTCACAAAAATTCGCTCGATTCTATCAAGCCCGTAAAGAAGCGAAAAGCGACAGCGAAAATGAAGATAGCAGTAGTAAAAGTGAGGTAGAAAAATGTGCCGCATAG
- a CDS encoding mechanosensitive ion channel family protein, which translates to MNVESLTQHAEEKLALVKASVMSDSFIIQLTTIAVIYCIAFLLARQVKKPFKFTREKPEQGAHTMHGFLYNLGEALFPLITISMLKLTTVLGAQFQFDAWLLEIAVVVALMLFVNSLITGFVENKTIAGLMRWVGLPILFLHLVGVLPLVTTALASIAISVGNVEVSAYGVTRVVLFGGLLFWLGRSSNAIGQDIIRNHKSLDVSTKEVFAKLFEVALFCIVFLLLLNVMGINLTALAVFGGALGVGLGLGLQSIASNFISGIIILLDKSLTVGDYVELEDGKKGIVREFKMRYAVLETFDGKDVLVPNEKFISSLLINWTHKNQKQRYRIDFSVAYKTDIRAMVEIIKDTVAAHPQVISGEDIPFEELPDCEIDSFGDSGVNMFVEFWMEGIDDGKNRVGGDLLLAVFETLREHNIEIPFPQREVRVINEQDIGIRNTTS; encoded by the coding sequence ATGAATGTTGAAAGTTTAACCCAACATGCTGAAGAAAAATTGGCTCTCGTGAAAGCATCAGTTATGTCTGATAGCTTTATTATTCAGCTGACAACCATAGCGGTAATATATTGCATAGCCTTTTTACTTGCCAGGCAAGTGAAGAAGCCGTTTAAGTTTACTAGAGAAAAGCCCGAGCAAGGTGCACACACGATGCATGGGTTTCTATATAACTTAGGTGAGGCTCTTTTCCCGCTTATCACTATAAGTATGCTAAAGCTGACCACTGTGCTAGGCGCTCAGTTTCAGTTTGACGCGTGGCTATTAGAAATAGCGGTTGTCGTGGCATTAATGCTGTTTGTGAACTCACTCATTACCGGCTTTGTTGAAAATAAAACCATTGCAGGGCTTATGCGATGGGTAGGTTTACCGATTTTATTTTTGCACCTTGTTGGCGTGCTACCACTTGTTACAACAGCGCTGGCGTCGATAGCGATTTCAGTAGGGAATGTTGAGGTTTCTGCCTATGGGGTGACCCGAGTAGTGTTGTTTGGCGGGCTGCTCTTTTGGTTAGGTCGAAGTTCAAATGCCATCGGTCAAGATATCATACGAAACCACAAGTCCCTTGATGTATCCACCAAAGAGGTATTCGCTAAGCTTTTCGAAGTAGCCCTTTTCTGTATCGTATTTTTATTGTTACTTAATGTCATGGGGATCAACCTCACTGCCCTCGCTGTTTTCGGCGGCGCGTTAGGCGTGGGTCTTGGTTTGGGGCTTCAATCTATCGCTTCAAACTTTATATCAGGCATTATCATATTGTTAGATAAGTCGCTAACCGTAGGTGACTATGTCGAGCTTGAAGACGGAAAAAAAGGCATCGTAAGAGAATTTAAAATGCGCTATGCCGTGCTTGAAACCTTCGACGGGAAAGATGTACTTGTACCCAACGAAAAATTCATCAGCTCTTTACTCATTAATTGGACGCACAAAAATCAAAAGCAGCGTTATCGTATCGACTTCTCGGTTGCGTACAAAACAGATATTCGCGCAATGGTAGAAATTATTAAAGATACCGTGGCGGCACACCCGCAAGTGATCAGTGGCGAAGACATTCCTTTTGAAGAACTACCAGACTGTGAAATAGATAGTTTTGGCGACTCGGGCGTGAACATGTTTGTTGAATTCTGGATGGAAGGAATAGACGACGGCAAGAATCGTGTGGGCGGTGATTTGTTGCTGGCCGTCTTTGAAACCTTACGTGAGCATAATATTGAAATTCCGTTCCCTCAACGGGAAGTTCGCGTTATCAACGAGCAAGATATCGGTATCAGAAATACCACTTCGTAA
- a CDS encoding FadR/GntR family transcriptional regulator → MKTRRLFWSIVEKLEALIDQGIYPEGSRLPAERELAETYNVSRPTIREAIIALEVRERVEVKTGSGVYVLHQKKPGQVTKPISAFELTQARALVEGEAAALAAATISSEELEALKQTLVEMKSPEKADEADQRFHQIISQATRNNAIMLSVENLWALRRSVPQVIAAYSDVCSQGEEQRLQEHTLIYDAIESKDSAGARRAMHQHFNRLINALFDASEAKALEEIKRKTDETRGLYSIAHLRQ, encoded by the coding sequence ATGAAGACTCGTCGTCTTTTCTGGAGCATCGTTGAGAAACTCGAGGCGCTAATTGATCAGGGGATTTATCCTGAAGGTAGTCGATTACCCGCTGAAAGAGAGCTTGCAGAAACTTATAATGTTAGTCGCCCTACCATTCGCGAGGCTATCATTGCTCTTGAAGTGCGCGAGCGCGTTGAAGTAAAGACGGGCTCTGGCGTTTATGTACTGCATCAAAAAAAGCCTGGTCAGGTAACCAAGCCTATCAGTGCATTTGAACTCACACAGGCCCGTGCATTGGTTGAAGGCGAAGCGGCAGCGCTTGCAGCAGCAACCATTTCTAGTGAAGAATTAGAGGCATTGAAGCAAACCTTGGTAGAGATGAAATCGCCAGAGAAAGCGGATGAAGCCGACCAACGCTTCCATCAGATTATTTCTCAAGCAACCCGCAACAATGCAATTATGTTGTCTGTTGAAAACTTATGGGCACTGCGTAGAAGCGTTCCACAAGTTATCGCTGCATATAGTGACGTGTGCTCCCAAGGTGAAGAGCAAAGGCTTCAAGAACATACGCTTATCTACGATGCTATAGAAAGTAAAGATTCGGCCGGTGCACGCCGTGCAATGCATCAGCATTTTAATCGTTTGATCAATGCATTATTTGACGCAAGTGAAGCAAAAGCACTTGAAGAAATTAAACGAAAAACAGATGAAACCAGAGGGCTCTATTCAATTGCTCATTTAAGACAGTAG
- a CDS encoding PfkB family carbohydrate kinase translates to MRVGFIGECMAELKKVDGLLQEGFAGDTFNSAVYLKRTFPALESYFISAIGSDPLSKEMLEFTRGESINTRFLYAHPDKHIGLYKIYTDACGERSFTYWRNDSAAKGLMSLLNESDTASLTAMDMVLFSGISLAVLNREDLNKFWRLLEAVDL, encoded by the coding sequence ATGAGAGTTGGTTTTATTGGCGAGTGCATGGCTGAACTTAAAAAAGTGGATGGTTTACTGCAGGAAGGTTTTGCAGGCGATACCTTTAATTCTGCCGTTTATTTAAAACGCACATTCCCAGCATTAGAGAGTTATTTTATTAGTGCGATAGGGAGTGACCCGCTTTCTAAAGAGATGCTGGAATTTACTCGAGGTGAGTCAATCAATACGCGCTTTTTATATGCTCACCCAGACAAACATATCGGGCTTTACAAAATTTATACTGATGCGTGCGGTGAGCGTTCATTTACCTATTGGCGAAATGACTCTGCAGCAAAGGGTTTGATGTCGTTATTAAATGAATCAGATACAGCGTCGCTTACCGCCATGGATATGGTCCTTTTTTCTGGAATTTCTCTGGCGGTGTTAAACAGAGAAGATCTTAATAAATTTTGGCGTTTACTAGAGGCTGTTGATCTTTGA
- a CDS encoding endonuclease/exonuclease/phosphatase family protein produces MCRIVTYNIHSGIGRDKKQDYKRIGQFLASSGADVVLLQEMDTRPPERDTAQDVRDICAENTFKLIPSPAIREADGWYGNAILTRYDVLSNDTVDVSQSGRQPRNVQIVELKTEKTPLTVVNTHKGLKKLERRSQFSLLHEHLSQRLKEKQTPLVLAGDFNEWQFFSKAFKGLNSLLFQQKVGATFPSHFPVFSLDRVWVTDDIKVKACRKLKNAKTRVYSDHLPVLIDIELPESPD; encoded by the coding sequence ATGTGCCGCATAGTGACTTATAATATTCACAGCGGAATAGGTAGAGACAAAAAGCAAGATTACAAACGCATTGGGCAGTTTCTCGCAAGCAGCGGTGCCGATGTCGTGTTGCTGCAGGAAATGGACACCCGCCCTCCCGAGCGAGATACCGCACAAGATGTTAGAGACATATGTGCCGAAAATACCTTTAAGCTTATACCTTCGCCAGCCATCAGAGAAGCTGATGGCTGGTATGGCAACGCTATACTCACTCGCTACGACGTTTTATCAAACGACACGGTTGATGTAAGCCAAAGCGGGCGACAACCGAGAAATGTGCAAATTGTCGAATTAAAAACAGAGAAAACGCCGCTTACTGTCGTGAATACGCATAAGGGACTAAAAAAACTGGAGCGGCGCTCACAGTTCTCTTTGCTTCATGAGCACCTTTCTCAGCGTCTCAAGGAAAAGCAAACCCCGTTAGTACTGGCTGGAGATTTCAATGAATGGCAGTTTTTTTCTAAAGCATTTAAAGGTTTGAATTCTTTGCTTTTTCAACAAAAAGTCGGCGCTACATTTCCTAGCCATTTCCCCGTCTTTTCGTTAGATAGAGTTTGGGTTACCGATGATATAAAAGTTAAAGCCTGTAGGAAGCTTAAGAATGCTAAAACCAGAGTATATTCCGATCATCTGCCTGTGCTTATCGATATAGAATTGCCTGAATCTCCTGACTAA
- a CDS encoding right-handed parallel beta-helix repeat-containing protein codes for MTVDGMQVGADDSVKALSKDEVGPSWYQKKEYELPFKSGKEIRVDPGVNTIFDAVTQAEDGDVLVLGEGKYSEEKIIKVEKVLSIEGASPDLVTILPQRSALFEISDNGALALQRVTLAGTDAPDAAGNTLIRTKKWGMLTNYRFTMDNVKVVDVDINHSFHFFSAGARSFATHFSVTNSHFETISGNVFAFNKEKDDLGIYNVEVLNISNNVFENVSGALALIYRGGTDESTFGPKVTLSDNTLTKVGHGKRNKRKASIFLHGVQKTNIRNNKFDSSAKVRIEHTVGEPQTTLSQNSFSNTDKPSIIDFLTAKDGCQCQ; via the coding sequence GTGACTGTTGACGGTATGCAAGTAGGTGCAGACGATAGCGTAAAAGCATTATCAAAAGATGAGGTAGGCCCAAGCTGGTATCAAAAGAAAGAATATGAATTGCCATTTAAATCGGGTAAAGAAATAAGGGTAGATCCCGGTGTAAACACTATTTTCGACGCGGTCACCCAGGCCGAAGATGGAGATGTGCTTGTCTTAGGTGAAGGCAAATACAGCGAAGAAAAAATCATTAAGGTTGAAAAGGTATTGTCTATAGAAGGGGCTTCACCTGACTTGGTTACGATTTTACCCCAACGCTCTGCATTATTCGAAATTAGCGACAATGGGGCTTTAGCGCTTCAAAGGGTAACCTTAGCGGGCACAGATGCGCCTGATGCGGCAGGCAATACACTAATTCGTACCAAAAAATGGGGCATGTTAACGAACTACCGCTTCACCATGGATAACGTGAAAGTGGTCGATGTAGACATTAATCATAGTTTTCATTTCTTCTCTGCTGGTGCGCGAAGCTTTGCCACGCATTTTTCTGTGACGAACAGCCATTTTGAAACAATTTCTGGAAACGTATTTGCGTTCAATAAAGAAAAAGATGACTTGGGTATCTACAACGTTGAAGTACTCAACATTAGCAATAATGTTTTTGAAAACGTGAGCGGAGCACTAGCCTTGATTTATCGTGGGGGGACGGATGAGAGTACATTCGGGCCCAAAGTAACGTTGAGTGATAATACGCTGACCAAGGTGGGTCACGGCAAAAGAAATAAGCGCAAAGCAAGCATCTTCCTTCATGGCGTCCAAAAAACAAACATTCGAAATAATAAGTTCGACTCTAGTGCGAAGGTACGCATTGAACACACGGTCGGTGAGCCACAAACGACGCTCAGCCAAAATAGCTTTAGTAACACCGATAAGCCGTCAATTATAGATTTTCTAACGGCTAAAGACGGCTGCCAGTGTCAGTAA